In Rissa tridactyla isolate bRisTri1 chromosome 2, bRisTri1.patW.cur.20221130, whole genome shotgun sequence, a single window of DNA contains:
- the AGR3 gene encoding anterior gradient protein 3 yields MLHSTLALSLLLIAVSSNLAMAIKKEKRAPQTLSRGWGDEITWVQTYEEGLYQAKKSNKPLMVIHHLEDCQYCQALKKAFAENEEIQEMAQNNFVMLNLMHETTDKNLSPDGQYVPRIMFVDPSLTVRADITGRYSNRLYTYEPQDIPFLIENMKKALRLIQTEL; encoded by the exons ATGCTCCATTCAACATTGGCCTTGTCTCTCCTGCTAATCGCAGTCTCTTCCAACCTTGCGATGgcaatcaaaaaggaaaaacgAGCACCTCAGACACTGTCAAGAG GGTGGGGAGATGAAATTACCTGGGTACAAACTTACGAAGAAGGGCTTTATCAAGCAAAAAAAAg taACAAGCCACTGATGGTAATTCATCATTTGGAAGACTGTCAATACTGCCAAG CACTGAAGAAAGCTTTTGCAGAAAATGAAGAGATACAGGAAATGGCCCAAAATAACTTCGTTATGCTGAATCTCATG CATGAAACCACAGATAAAAACTTGTCACCTGATGGACAATACGTGCCACGAATCATGTTTGTAG ACCCATCTCTCACAGTCAGAGCAGATATCACAGGAAGATACTCCAACCGGCTTTACACTTACGAACCACAAGACATACCATTCT taatagAGAACATGAAGAAAGCACTACGACTCATTCAGACAGAACTGTAA